From one Patescibacteria group bacterium genomic stretch:
- a CDS encoding four helix bundle protein translates to MFSHRWSVRYTPPDGSRLYLEPICADTHNGNLGAELQQIIWQILDEIIKTNSLPDSEKGEGIEKISQLFDKFKIRFRLAYEIGLITSKKFSQAQREMEEIGRMIGGWSRWSASQPTR, encoded by the coding sequence ATGTTTAGCCATCGCTGGTCAGTTAGGTATACCCCCCCCGATGGCTCCAGGTTATACCTGGAGCCGATATGTGCCGATACGCATAATGGTAATTTGGGCGCCGAATTACAGCAAATAATTTGGCAGATATTAGACGAGATTATTAAAACCAATTCCTTGCCGGATAGCGAGAAAGGAGAAGGCATTGAAAAAATCAGCCAGCTTTTTGACAAATTCAAAATTCGTTTTCGTTTGGCTTATGAAATTGGTCTTATCACTTCCAAAAAATTCAGCCAAGCGCAAAGGGAAATGGAGGAAATCGGCCGAATGATCGGCGGCTGGTCTCGCTGGTCTGCTTCGCAGCCAACAAGATAA